A section of the Drosophila subobscura isolate 14011-0131.10 chromosome A, UCBerk_Dsub_1.0, whole genome shotgun sequence genome encodes:
- the LOC117891429 gene encoding putative ATP-dependent RNA helicase DHX57 isoform X1 produces MDESSRQHMEDFCFMRPPSDVRTTNVPVATPRSVADNKSRKTELHVVRLNDESKQMTMDTLRTIHGPDFKLEDISKYKDRGRGGHGVKHAYWQDRGTLMVQSVQGVSATRGGDGNDDDRIRRYALLKLECYGFHAAHCLEAYEHCSSDTEAALLLLYKRYMRVPEKEKLNLEPPSEPELLDMRSDEKEALESIYDRAYEEREANRVWNLKFRIDHLLAHSPSEVRKAREAAAAAAAASAQAAFDKKKKAPQRCRNFERDGTCKYGPKCRFAHVPAQPVLPSTPKRENLDENDNELWFHVEVRFPPGSQYPYEAPFIYLKTTCHDIPHELRLRYARHLYREAREICRDGIPCVYSICDLLQSSEDLAGRLDTARFPSPKRSLFYNEPETGDSIENGVGEQTTKPSHYARGQTSRGEGGYQRNTEAQARENRRLLQQFVERRKDERYQKVIEGRRKLPAFAEIERILALIESSPVVVISGETGCGKSTQVPQFILDNWFFRALQLQPKETLPHVEIICTQPRRLSAIGVAERVAAERLDRIGQLVGYQIRLENKVSQSTRLSFCTTGILLRRLASDPLLSGVSHVIVDEVHERSEESDFLLLILKNILRERKDLKVILMSATLNASLFSNYFGGAPVLDIPGRTFPVQQLFLEDILEVSDFVMECDTKFCRKLKKSEQDVLQRELEYADVQAAGPPPGKKIKDEKLTLAETYSRYAEYSKPTCKSIYLMEPMTINPELIESVLKYIVEGEHEWPRTGTILIFLPGMHEIQTVHDALLDHSLFSPRAGKFVLVPLHSALSGEDQALVFKRAPAGKRKIVLSTNIAETSVTIDDCVFVVDCGLMKEKCFDSNRNMESLDLVWVSRANAKQRKGRAGRVMPGVCIHLYTSHRFHEHILGQPVPEIQRVPLEQIVLRIKTLETFASRNTLSVLLETLEAPSEDSVLGALTRLRDVGALDADDQLTPLGHHLAALPVDVRIGKLMLYGAIFQCLDSVLTIAACLSNKSPFVSPMSKRVEADKCKRMFALGNSDHLTVLNAYRKWLEVARRGNYAASRNYASEHFLSLNTLETIADLKYQYLELLVSIGFVPIDVPRRRKNASDNILQLTGAEQNHNGDNNRLLTSLLCAALYPNIVKIMTPERVYVQTAGGAVPREQGHNDLRFKTRGDGYVKIHPSSVNSQVATFQSPFLVYQEKVRTSAIYIRDCSMLPLIALVLFAGSDFKVELHDGDFLFLLETGWIILKAHDHETAEMVQCLRSELIKLLEEKIRDPCLNLLHHKNGCRMIANIVHLLSKNS; encoded by the exons ATGGACGAATCCTCAAGGCAGCACATGGAAGACTTCTGCTTCATGCGGCCCCCCAGCGATGTCCGCACCAC CAACGTGCCCGTAGCTACTCCCCGGTCGGTGGCAGACAACAAATCGCGCAAAACAGAGCTGCATGTCGTGCGGCTGAACGATGAGTCCAAGCAGATGACCATGGACACATTGCGGACGATACACGGGCCGGACTTTAAGCTGGAGGACATCAGCAAGTACAAGGACCGCGGCAGAGGCGGACACGGTGTCAAGCATGCCTACTGGCAGGACCGTGGCACACTGATGGTGCAGAGTGTCCAGGGCGTCAGCGCCACCAGAGGCGGCGATGGCAACGACGACGATCGCATTCGCCGCTATGCCCTGCTCAAGCTGGAATGCTACGGCTTCCATGCCGCCCACTGCCTCGAGGCCTACGagcactgcagcagcgacacggaagcggccctgctgctgctctacaaGCGCTATATGCGCGTACCCGAAAAGGAAAAGCTGAACCTGGAGCCACCCAGCGAGCCCGAGCTGCTGGACATGCGCTCCGATGAGAAGGAAGCCCTCGAGTCCATCTACGATCGCGCCTACGAGGAGCGTGAGGCTAATCGCGTGTGGAATCTCAAGTTCAGGATTGACCACCTACTCGCACACAGCCCCTCGGAGGTGCGAAAGGCACGcgaggcagccgccgccgcagcagctgccagtgccCAGGCAGCATTCGACAAGAAAAAGAAGGCGCCGCAGCGATGTCGCAACTTCGAGCGCGATGGCACCTGTAAATACGGTCCCAAATGTCGCTTTGCCCATGTGCCAGCCCAGCCCGTGCTTCCTTCCACACCAAAAAGAG AGAACCTGGATGAGAACGACAATGAGCTGTGGTTCCATGTGGAGGTGCGCTTTCCACCCGGCAGCCAGTATCCGTACGAGGCgccgtttatttatttgaagaCCACCTGCCACGACATACCGCACGAGCTGAGGCTGCGCTATGCGCGCCATTTGTACCGCGAGGCGAGGGAGATTTGCCGCGACGGCATACCCTGTGTGTACAGCATCTGTGATCTGCTGCAGTCCAGCGAGGATCTGGCCGGCAGGCTGGACACCGCCCGGTTTCCCTCGCCCAAGCGTTCGCTCTTCTACAACGAACCGGAGACGGGCGACTCCATCGAGAATGGTGTGGGCGAGCAGACGACGAAGCCGTCGCACTATGCCCGCGGGCAGACGTCCCGCGGTGAGGGTGGCTACCAGCGCaacacagaggcacaggcgCGGGAGAATCGccgactgctgcagcagtttgtGGAGCGGCGGAAGGATGAGCGCTACCAGAAGGTGATCGAGGGCAGGCGAAAGCTGCCGGCCTTTGCCGAAATCGAGAGAATTCTGGCGCTCATCGAGAGCTCGCCCGTGGTGGTGATATCCGGCGAGACGGGCTGCGGCAAGAGCACACAGGTGCCGCAATTCATACTCGACAATTGGTTCTTTCGCgccctccagctgcagccgaAGGAGACCCTGCCGCATGTCGAGATCATCTGCACACAGCCGCGCCGCCTCTCGGCCATCGGTGTGGCGGAGCGTGTGGCCGCCGAGCGGCTGGATCGCATTGGCCAGCTGGTGGGCTATCAGATTCGGCTGGAGAACAAAGTCTCGCAGAGCACACGCCTCAGCTTTTGCACCACTGGCATTCTGTTGCGTCGCCTCGCCTCCGATCCGCTGCTCAGCGGCGTCTCGCATGTAATTGTCGACGAGGTGCACGAACGCTCCGAGGAGTCCGActtcctgctgctcatcctcaAGAATATACTGCGCGAGCGCAAGGATCTCAAGGTCATTCTGATGTCTGCCACCCTCAATGCGAGCCTCTTCTCCAATTACTTTGGCGGAGCGCCCGTTCTGGATATACCCGGTCGCACGTTCCCCGTGCAGCAGCTCTTCCTCGAGGACATACTCGAGGTGAGCGACTTCGTGATGGAATGCGACACAAAGTTCTGTCGCAAGCTGAAGAAATCGGAGCAGGATGTGCTCCAGCGAGAGCTGGAGTATGCCGATGTCCAGGCAGCGGGGCCGCCACCCGGCAAGAAAATCAAAGACGAGAAACTAACACTGGCCGAGACCTACAGTCGCTATGCGG AGTACAGCAAGCCGACATGCAAAAGCATCTACCTGATGGAGCCGATGACCATTAATCCGGAATTAATTGAGTCCGTGCTAAAGTACATTGTGGAGGGCGAACATGAGTGGCCGCGCACCGGCACCATTCTCATCTTTCTGCCCGGCATGCACGAGATACAGACGGTGCACGATGCCCTGCTCGATCACTCGCTCTTCTCGCCGCGTGCGGGTAAATTCGTGCTGGTGCCGCTGCACTCGGCGCTGTCCGGCGAGGATCAGGCGCTGGTGTTTAAGCGCGCGCCGGCGGGCAAGCGAAAGATTGTGCTGAGCACGAACATAGCCGAGACCTCGGTGACCATCGATGACTGTGTCTTTGTGGTGGACTGTGGCCTGATGAAGGAGAAATGCTTCGACTCGAACCGCAACATGGAGTCCCTCGATCTGGTGTGGGTGTCGCGTGCCAATGCCAAGCAGCGCAAGGGTCGCGCCGGTCGCGTCATGCCCGGCGTCTGCATTCACCTGTACACGAGTCATCGCTTCCATGAGCACATCCTCGGGCAGCCGGTGCCGGAGATACAGCGTGTGCCGCTCGAGCAGATTGTGCTGCGCATCAAGACACTCGAGACGTTCGCGTCGCGCAACACGCTCTCCGTTCTGCTGGAGACGCTCGAGGCACCCAGCGAGGACAGTGTGTTGGGTGCACTGACACGTCTCCGTGATGTCGGCGCTTTGGATGCTGACGATCAGCTAACGCCGCTGGGCCATCATCTGGCCGCCCTGCCCGTGGACGTGCGCATCGGCAAGCTGATGCTGTATGGCGCCATCTTCCAGTGCCTGGACAGTGTGCTGACAATTGCCGCCTGCCTGAGCAACAAGTCTCCCTTTGTCAGTCCGATGAGCAAGCGTGTGGAGGCGGACAAGTGCAAGCGAATGTTTGCGCTGGGCAACAGCGATCATCTCACTGTGCTCAATGCCTATCGG AAATGGCTGGAGGTGGCGAGGCGTGGCAACTATGCGGCCAGCAGAAACTACGCCAGCGAGCACTTTCTCTCACTCAACACACTGGAGACGATAGCCGATCTGAAGTACCAGTACCTGGAGCTGCTCGTCTCGATTGGCTTTGTGCCCATCGATGTGCCGCGCAGGCGCAAAAATGCCAGCGACAACATTCTACAGCTCACAG GTGCGGAACAGAACCACAATGGGGATAACAATCGGCTGCTCACGTCGCTCCTGTGCGCCGCTCTCTATCCGAATATTGTGAAGATTATGACGCCGGAGCGTGTCTATGTGCAGACAGCGGGCGGGGCAGTGCCCCGCGAGCAGGGGCATAATGATTTGCGTTTCAAGACGCGCGGCGATGGCTACGTGAAGATCCATCCATCGTCGGTGAACTCGCAAGTGGCCACGTTCCAGTCACCCTTCCTGGTGTACCAGGAGAAGGTGCGCACCAGCGCCATTTACATACGCGACTGCTCGATGCTGCCCCTCATTGCGCTTGTCCTGTTCGCGGGCAGCGACTTCAAGGTGGAGCTACACGACGGCGACTTTCTGTTCCTGCTCGAGACCGGCTGGATTATACTGAAGGCGCACGACCACGAGACGGCCGAAATGGTGCAGTGCCTGCGCTCCGAGTTGATCAAGCTGCTCGAGGAGAAGATCCGGGATCCGTGCCTTAATCTACTGCACCACAAGAACGGCTGCCGCATGATCGCCAATATTGTTCATTTGCTAAGCAAAAATAGCTGA
- the LOC117891429 gene encoding putative ATP-dependent RNA helicase DHX57 isoform X2, whose amino-acid sequence MDESSRQHMEDFCFMRPPSDVRTTSVADNKSRKTELHVVRLNDESKQMTMDTLRTIHGPDFKLEDISKYKDRGRGGHGVKHAYWQDRGTLMVQSVQGVSATRGGDGNDDDRIRRYALLKLECYGFHAAHCLEAYEHCSSDTEAALLLLYKRYMRVPEKEKLNLEPPSEPELLDMRSDEKEALESIYDRAYEEREANRVWNLKFRIDHLLAHSPSEVRKAREAAAAAAAASAQAAFDKKKKAPQRCRNFERDGTCKYGPKCRFAHVPAQPVLPSTPKRENLDENDNELWFHVEVRFPPGSQYPYEAPFIYLKTTCHDIPHELRLRYARHLYREAREICRDGIPCVYSICDLLQSSEDLAGRLDTARFPSPKRSLFYNEPETGDSIENGVGEQTTKPSHYARGQTSRGEGGYQRNTEAQARENRRLLQQFVERRKDERYQKVIEGRRKLPAFAEIERILALIESSPVVVISGETGCGKSTQVPQFILDNWFFRALQLQPKETLPHVEIICTQPRRLSAIGVAERVAAERLDRIGQLVGYQIRLENKVSQSTRLSFCTTGILLRRLASDPLLSGVSHVIVDEVHERSEESDFLLLILKNILRERKDLKVILMSATLNASLFSNYFGGAPVLDIPGRTFPVQQLFLEDILEVSDFVMECDTKFCRKLKKSEQDVLQRELEYADVQAAGPPPGKKIKDEKLTLAETYSRYAEYSKPTCKSIYLMEPMTINPELIESVLKYIVEGEHEWPRTGTILIFLPGMHEIQTVHDALLDHSLFSPRAGKFVLVPLHSALSGEDQALVFKRAPAGKRKIVLSTNIAETSVTIDDCVFVVDCGLMKEKCFDSNRNMESLDLVWVSRANAKQRKGRAGRVMPGVCIHLYTSHRFHEHILGQPVPEIQRVPLEQIVLRIKTLETFASRNTLSVLLETLEAPSEDSVLGALTRLRDVGALDADDQLTPLGHHLAALPVDVRIGKLMLYGAIFQCLDSVLTIAACLSNKSPFVSPMSKRVEADKCKRMFALGNSDHLTVLNAYRKWLEVARRGNYAASRNYASEHFLSLNTLETIADLKYQYLELLVSIGFVPIDVPRRRKNASDNILQLTGAEQNHNGDNNRLLTSLLCAALYPNIVKIMTPERVYVQTAGGAVPREQGHNDLRFKTRGDGYVKIHPSSVNSQVATFQSPFLVYQEKVRTSAIYIRDCSMLPLIALVLFAGSDFKVELHDGDFLFLLETGWIILKAHDHETAEMVQCLRSELIKLLEEKIRDPCLNLLHHKNGCRMIANIVHLLSKNS is encoded by the exons ATGGACGAATCCTCAAGGCAGCACATGGAAGACTTCTGCTTCATGCGGCCCCCCAGCGATGTCCGCACCAC GTCGGTGGCAGACAACAAATCGCGCAAAACAGAGCTGCATGTCGTGCGGCTGAACGATGAGTCCAAGCAGATGACCATGGACACATTGCGGACGATACACGGGCCGGACTTTAAGCTGGAGGACATCAGCAAGTACAAGGACCGCGGCAGAGGCGGACACGGTGTCAAGCATGCCTACTGGCAGGACCGTGGCACACTGATGGTGCAGAGTGTCCAGGGCGTCAGCGCCACCAGAGGCGGCGATGGCAACGACGACGATCGCATTCGCCGCTATGCCCTGCTCAAGCTGGAATGCTACGGCTTCCATGCCGCCCACTGCCTCGAGGCCTACGagcactgcagcagcgacacggaagcggccctgctgctgctctacaaGCGCTATATGCGCGTACCCGAAAAGGAAAAGCTGAACCTGGAGCCACCCAGCGAGCCCGAGCTGCTGGACATGCGCTCCGATGAGAAGGAAGCCCTCGAGTCCATCTACGATCGCGCCTACGAGGAGCGTGAGGCTAATCGCGTGTGGAATCTCAAGTTCAGGATTGACCACCTACTCGCACACAGCCCCTCGGAGGTGCGAAAGGCACGcgaggcagccgccgccgcagcagctgccagtgccCAGGCAGCATTCGACAAGAAAAAGAAGGCGCCGCAGCGATGTCGCAACTTCGAGCGCGATGGCACCTGTAAATACGGTCCCAAATGTCGCTTTGCCCATGTGCCAGCCCAGCCCGTGCTTCCTTCCACACCAAAAAGAG AGAACCTGGATGAGAACGACAATGAGCTGTGGTTCCATGTGGAGGTGCGCTTTCCACCCGGCAGCCAGTATCCGTACGAGGCgccgtttatttatttgaagaCCACCTGCCACGACATACCGCACGAGCTGAGGCTGCGCTATGCGCGCCATTTGTACCGCGAGGCGAGGGAGATTTGCCGCGACGGCATACCCTGTGTGTACAGCATCTGTGATCTGCTGCAGTCCAGCGAGGATCTGGCCGGCAGGCTGGACACCGCCCGGTTTCCCTCGCCCAAGCGTTCGCTCTTCTACAACGAACCGGAGACGGGCGACTCCATCGAGAATGGTGTGGGCGAGCAGACGACGAAGCCGTCGCACTATGCCCGCGGGCAGACGTCCCGCGGTGAGGGTGGCTACCAGCGCaacacagaggcacaggcgCGGGAGAATCGccgactgctgcagcagtttgtGGAGCGGCGGAAGGATGAGCGCTACCAGAAGGTGATCGAGGGCAGGCGAAAGCTGCCGGCCTTTGCCGAAATCGAGAGAATTCTGGCGCTCATCGAGAGCTCGCCCGTGGTGGTGATATCCGGCGAGACGGGCTGCGGCAAGAGCACACAGGTGCCGCAATTCATACTCGACAATTGGTTCTTTCGCgccctccagctgcagccgaAGGAGACCCTGCCGCATGTCGAGATCATCTGCACACAGCCGCGCCGCCTCTCGGCCATCGGTGTGGCGGAGCGTGTGGCCGCCGAGCGGCTGGATCGCATTGGCCAGCTGGTGGGCTATCAGATTCGGCTGGAGAACAAAGTCTCGCAGAGCACACGCCTCAGCTTTTGCACCACTGGCATTCTGTTGCGTCGCCTCGCCTCCGATCCGCTGCTCAGCGGCGTCTCGCATGTAATTGTCGACGAGGTGCACGAACGCTCCGAGGAGTCCGActtcctgctgctcatcctcaAGAATATACTGCGCGAGCGCAAGGATCTCAAGGTCATTCTGATGTCTGCCACCCTCAATGCGAGCCTCTTCTCCAATTACTTTGGCGGAGCGCCCGTTCTGGATATACCCGGTCGCACGTTCCCCGTGCAGCAGCTCTTCCTCGAGGACATACTCGAGGTGAGCGACTTCGTGATGGAATGCGACACAAAGTTCTGTCGCAAGCTGAAGAAATCGGAGCAGGATGTGCTCCAGCGAGAGCTGGAGTATGCCGATGTCCAGGCAGCGGGGCCGCCACCCGGCAAGAAAATCAAAGACGAGAAACTAACACTGGCCGAGACCTACAGTCGCTATGCGG AGTACAGCAAGCCGACATGCAAAAGCATCTACCTGATGGAGCCGATGACCATTAATCCGGAATTAATTGAGTCCGTGCTAAAGTACATTGTGGAGGGCGAACATGAGTGGCCGCGCACCGGCACCATTCTCATCTTTCTGCCCGGCATGCACGAGATACAGACGGTGCACGATGCCCTGCTCGATCACTCGCTCTTCTCGCCGCGTGCGGGTAAATTCGTGCTGGTGCCGCTGCACTCGGCGCTGTCCGGCGAGGATCAGGCGCTGGTGTTTAAGCGCGCGCCGGCGGGCAAGCGAAAGATTGTGCTGAGCACGAACATAGCCGAGACCTCGGTGACCATCGATGACTGTGTCTTTGTGGTGGACTGTGGCCTGATGAAGGAGAAATGCTTCGACTCGAACCGCAACATGGAGTCCCTCGATCTGGTGTGGGTGTCGCGTGCCAATGCCAAGCAGCGCAAGGGTCGCGCCGGTCGCGTCATGCCCGGCGTCTGCATTCACCTGTACACGAGTCATCGCTTCCATGAGCACATCCTCGGGCAGCCGGTGCCGGAGATACAGCGTGTGCCGCTCGAGCAGATTGTGCTGCGCATCAAGACACTCGAGACGTTCGCGTCGCGCAACACGCTCTCCGTTCTGCTGGAGACGCTCGAGGCACCCAGCGAGGACAGTGTGTTGGGTGCACTGACACGTCTCCGTGATGTCGGCGCTTTGGATGCTGACGATCAGCTAACGCCGCTGGGCCATCATCTGGCCGCCCTGCCCGTGGACGTGCGCATCGGCAAGCTGATGCTGTATGGCGCCATCTTCCAGTGCCTGGACAGTGTGCTGACAATTGCCGCCTGCCTGAGCAACAAGTCTCCCTTTGTCAGTCCGATGAGCAAGCGTGTGGAGGCGGACAAGTGCAAGCGAATGTTTGCGCTGGGCAACAGCGATCATCTCACTGTGCTCAATGCCTATCGG AAATGGCTGGAGGTGGCGAGGCGTGGCAACTATGCGGCCAGCAGAAACTACGCCAGCGAGCACTTTCTCTCACTCAACACACTGGAGACGATAGCCGATCTGAAGTACCAGTACCTGGAGCTGCTCGTCTCGATTGGCTTTGTGCCCATCGATGTGCCGCGCAGGCGCAAAAATGCCAGCGACAACATTCTACAGCTCACAG GTGCGGAACAGAACCACAATGGGGATAACAATCGGCTGCTCACGTCGCTCCTGTGCGCCGCTCTCTATCCGAATATTGTGAAGATTATGACGCCGGAGCGTGTCTATGTGCAGACAGCGGGCGGGGCAGTGCCCCGCGAGCAGGGGCATAATGATTTGCGTTTCAAGACGCGCGGCGATGGCTACGTGAAGATCCATCCATCGTCGGTGAACTCGCAAGTGGCCACGTTCCAGTCACCCTTCCTGGTGTACCAGGAGAAGGTGCGCACCAGCGCCATTTACATACGCGACTGCTCGATGCTGCCCCTCATTGCGCTTGTCCTGTTCGCGGGCAGCGACTTCAAGGTGGAGCTACACGACGGCGACTTTCTGTTCCTGCTCGAGACCGGCTGGATTATACTGAAGGCGCACGACCACGAGACGGCCGAAATGGTGCAGTGCCTGCGCTCCGAGTTGATCAAGCTGCTCGAGGAGAAGATCCGGGATCCGTGCCTTAATCTACTGCACCACAAGAACGGCTGCCGCATGATCGCCAATATTGTTCATTTGCTAAGCAAAAATAGCTGA